One segment of Taeniopygia guttata chromosome 17, bTaeGut7.mat, whole genome shotgun sequence DNA contains the following:
- the BRD3OS gene encoding putative uncharacterized protein BRD3OS, which produces MSEPVMNGRVPLPEKALSEGYARLRYRDTSLLIWQQQQQKLESAPPNTYLSRSRSMWYSQYGNEAILVRDKNKLDVSRDTGQSKFCAIM; this is translated from the coding sequence ATGAGCGAGCCGGTGATGAACGGGAGGGTGCCCCTGCCGGAGAAGGCTTTGTCCGAGGGCTACGCCCGCCTCAGGTACCGGGACACCTCCCTGCTcatctggcagcagcagcagcagaaactgGAGTCGGCTCCCCCCAACACCTACCTGAGCCGCAGCAGGAGCATGTGGTACTCGCAGTACGGCAACGAGGCCATCCTGGTGCGGGACAAAAACAAGCTGGATGTCTCCAGGGACACGGGGCAGTCCAAGTTTTGTGCTATTATGTAA